Within the Catalinimonas niigatensis genome, the region TTTCAATTCAGAACGAAGTAGCTTAAAAACTGGCGCACCAAAAGTGTAATGGGATAAGTGCGTCTTAAGCTGAAAAAAGCCTGAAGTCAAGAGCAAAAATCACTTAGGCATGTACTCAATCTGTAGATCTTCGCTTTTTCAACTTTCCTTTTTTACCTACCTTTCTTTAAGTTTAGTAAGAGAGCGAAGTAGTAGTAGGGTAAAGAATACATTTACTTTACCCATAGCTAAAAACAGTACTTAAAGCGCTGGAAGCGGCTTCGTTCAACTTGATTAGTATCGGCGATTTGTGCCAAACCGCCGATACTAATCTTAATGTTATGCCGCATCTAAACTTAAATTTGGAAAGTGACAACCAAGTACTTATCTTTAGCGTTAGTAACGCAATAAGTAAGCATGATAATTTCCTTTGGTTCAAAGCAAACTAAAAGTGTATGGGATGGTGAAAGAGTGCCTAAATGGCCTATTGAAATTCAAAAAATTGGCAGACGAAAATTGAGAATGTTACATAACTCTCAGAATATTGCGGATTTAAGGATACCCCCATCCAATAGATTAGAAAAATTGTCTGGAAATTTAAGTGCTTACTATAGCATTAGAATTAATGATCAGTGGAGAATTATCTTCCAGTGGGATAACGGACAGGCATCAGAAGTAGAAATTATTGATTATCACTAATTATGGAGCAATTACCAAATATTCATCCAGGAGAAGTTTTACAGGAAGAATTCTTAATTCCCCTGGAGATTTCTGCTTATAGACTATCAAAAGACATAGGAATTCCTCAAACGAGAGTGAGTGAAATTGTTAAAGGTCGCAGAAGAATTACCGCTGATACAGCTTTGAGATTGAGCTACTACTTTGGAACAAGTGCTAAATTCTGGTTAGGATTACAAGATGACTATGATATTGAGGAAGAAACGAAAGTGAAGAAGTCCGAATTAGAAAGTATAAAGAAATATGAAAATGACGCGGCATAACAATGCATAAGCGCTACGCTTCGGCCGATGGCCTCGCCAGCGCCTATGCGAGTCGTTAGCTGCAAGTTGAAGAAAAAAATGAAGGACAAATTACTTGATGCATTAGATAAATCAGCAAACTCAAATTCTTTTTGGCTATCATTTGAAATTGCGAACGAAGAATCTTTTGATGTCACTAAATTCCTAATTCATACACTCAGAACCACTGTATTTCATTACGAATTGATGAAGCAGGATTTAGAAAGAAGCTGGAATAACTATAGCGAGATTGTTATGCCTAAAGATTGGAATACACCAATTTTTGTGCAAAAGCCAGGAAACACTTGGAATGGCAACACGGATTTAAAGTTTGAGTTGGTTTCAGAAGATAAAGTTAGAGAATTGCTGATTGACTTATTAACGGGTCAACAAAAACATTACTCAAGAACAAGCTTTTGTAGTCCTATTAAACTTGAAAAAGCGAATTTAATAATAGATGAGTTTTTGAGGGAAATCAAGAAAAAGGATGAAAATTGGAAAGCCTATAATTTTGAGCCAAACTTCTTGAATCGGGTAAAAGATACTTTAGAAGTAGATGCTACGATACTATCATACTTTGAGGAATCTGGAAGGGATTTAGCATTAGGAATTAAGGAAGGGGAAACCTTTCATATGATTCTTACAAATGGATATCCCTAAATTGAAACTTAAAACCAAGCAGCTAACAGTGCGTTCTATTAAAAAAACAAGCTTTTTAATATTAATATTTTAAGAAAAAGGCATAGACATCCTGCTCAACCATAAAGTTGAAAATTTTATTCTTTTTTGGATCTGCTACCGTAAAAGTTTGCTGTAAGCAAACGAGGTGTTAAAAGCAGTAAACGCAAGCATTTCCTACTTTCACCACCTGCTGTTCACTAGGTGGTCAAAAAATGTTCATATTACTGCAGTTGTAGTTTCACATAGGGAGTATCCCTTCTGATGACAGCGAACATTCGGCTGATGAGCTTATTTCTGATGGCATTGATGACGACCATGTGATGTTTGCCCTCTTTGATCTTTCTGCGGTAGTAAACATGATACTCATTCTCGGTGCGTAAAGTATTTACAGCTCCCATACTAAGCAAAGCTTTCAACTTCTTATTGGCAATAGAAGAGACTTGTGTTCTCTTTTTGATGCTGGTGCCTGACTGGTGAGGAAAAGGAGCAGTGCCTACATAACAAGCAAATTTACGCCAGTCCTTGAATTTGGTAAAGCCATAGGTGTAGGCAATGACCTGAGCGGCGATTACTTTACCTACTCCTGGAATAGAGCAGAGCAAATGATTCTGGTGATGTAGCTGCTGATCCTGCTGCATAAGCCGATCAATTTGCTCATTGCACTTCTTGATCTGTTCTTTAAGGGCTTTGAGCTGTTGATTAAGGGAACGCATCATAAAAGAGATATCAACATACCCATCTAATTGCTTATGAGCTTCTATTGCAGTGATGATGCTGGTCTTCTGCTTAATGAGACGAAGTCTAAAAGAGATCAAAGTCTTAAGCTGTGCTACTACAGCAACAGGAGGTGTGTATAGTTTCAACTTATCAGCGAAC harbors:
- a CDS encoding type II toxin-antitoxin system RelE/ParE family toxin, which codes for MIISFGSKQTKSVWDGERVPKWPIEIQKIGRRKLRMLHNSQNIADLRIPPSNRLEKLSGNLSAYYSIRINDQWRIIFQWDNGQASEVEIIDYH
- a CDS encoding HigA family addiction module antitoxin; protein product: MEQLPNIHPGEVLQEEFLIPLEISAYRLSKDIGIPQTRVSEIVKGRRRITADTALRLSYYFGTSAKFWLGLQDDYDIEEETKVKKSELESIKKYENDAA
- a CDS encoding IS110 family RNA-guided transposase; translated protein: MKKSVFVGIDVSKSSFDAAIFEPSSGALTHKQFKNNNRGFATFLKWIRSVASLQNCLFCMEDTGSYSYGLACFLASKKADLCLESAYRIKHSVGIKRKKTDKADAEMIAQFAFRFADKLKLYTPPVAVVAQLKTLISFRLRLIKQKTSIITAIEAHKQLDGYVDISFMMRSLNQQLKALKEQIKKCNEQIDRLMQQDQQLHHQNHLLCSIPGVGKVIAAQVIAYTYGFTKFKDWRKFACYVGTAPFPHQSGTSIKKRTQVSSIANKKLKALLSMGAVNTLRTENEYHVYYRRKIKEGKHHMVVINAIRNKLISRMFAVIRRDTPYVKLQLQ